CTTCCATACTTTTCTATCCTCCAGACCAGCATCTTcctatcttctttttcttgccttgTTTCTTAGATGAAAAACTAGCATTTCAGCACAAAAGAACCACCATCAAGTTAGGAATCTTCAGTCCAAGACATGTTCTGATTGCAATAACTaccataatttatttttgaattgACAGGAGGATGGAATTGCATATTCCCAAACTATCAATTTCAGGCACCTATGACTTAAAGAGGATCTTAATGAATCTGGGTGTAACTGATGTGTTTTCTAATTGGGCTGATCTGTCTGGAATCACAGTAAACCCTGATGTGAAGGTTTCAAAAGTAAGTTTATGAGCAGAAACAGCTGTCTATGGATTCCTTAACAGCCAATTGCCTCACCCTAAGCTCACCTGTGAAATTTTACTCATTGCTAGGGCTAGCTAATACTTGAAATAGAACATTTAGCTGATAAAGTCCCTTTAAACTCCCTCAGACTTCTCCAAGATCTGGAGATAAGGATATGTTCTCTTGTCTGACAAGCAAAGGTGGAGGATAGATGGAGGGGTGGGTTTAGCATTTAACCAGGAAACTAAACACAACATATTTTCTGCATGTAAAAGAAGTGCCTATGGGTAACTGTGTTGTGCATGTCTTGCATCAGCATATCCACCAAAAAAGTGGCCTTTTTCTAACATGcattctgtaattttaaaggATTTAGAAACTGCTGTCACCATTAAAGGCTCTGTTGAGtgccaaaaatataaaatggacCAGACTTGAAGAAAACATCCCATTTACTAAAAATAATGTGAAGATAGTTTAATTAACTTTGTGttaatttgaataatttcaCACCACATCTTCCACATACATTAAttcttgctgtattttattGTAGGCTACTCACAAGGCCCTGCTGAAGATTCATGAGAATGGCACAGAGgttgcagcagccagcagcatagattttcttcctcattctgCTCCACCCATTGTTAAATTCAATCATCCATTCTTGCTGCTGATTGTTGATCAGTATACTCAGGCCATCCTCTTCATGGGAAAAATTGTAAACCCAACTGAAAAATGACTGGTCAGTGGCTGGTCTTATtgatttaaattgcattttattgaaTTATTGATCAttgtcaaaaattaaaattaatgtataaattaattaataatttaataataattaatgttaaaaaataaaataataattaatgttATAATTATATCCCAACAGTTactaacaattttttttttcccaaaaaaatcaggaaagagTGCAGTCTTTCTTAGAAACATTCTTTTTGCTTCATCCTTCCGTAGAGAATAACCACTGAGATAAACCTATTAGTGAATTGTGAAGCATTTGATAAATCAGCCTTTTAGTGATCAGTGCCATCTTTGAAAAGCAAGGTAATATCCAGCTGAGAGACTCAGTTGAAATACtgtaagtaaataaaatttgagTGGATAAATCCAAATGAATTCTCTGCAAACTACAGGTTGGCTTCTGACATTGGTAGGGTTTCCAGCAGAAGGAAGGCATACCTGCAAATTACACACTGGGAGAGTCGGTCACTTTAGACCAGGCCTAGGCTCTTCCTTTGAAGGTCAAGTCTTATTCCATACTCTCCTTTAGGACATTCACAGCTGATGGCATCCACCCACATTGTGTTGGCTTCCCTGAGATGGCCATTAATGAAACAAACGCTACACAAACATCCTATGTggaagcagtgctgggaaatgtTTTGGCTAGATATCTAAAAGTTTCTACTGGCATTGCATTATAGATTTAATCTTGTATTTCTTGTAAGTGGATGTTCAAAAAGGACAGGATATGAATACCTGGAAGGGGAAGAAACCAAACATTGAGATTAATCCTATTTCCAGAGTTTATGTCTATGCTGGTAAATAAAGAGCCCTAAGGTCTGTTCCCTAACCATGAGGTCAGCTGCCTCATCACAGGTTGTATCCACATTGCTTAATTCTGACCCTGGCAAGTCATCCCATCTACTTCTTGGAAATGGCCCTTGGCCTGTGCTAACTCCAAAAACATGCTTAGCACTTGTTTGGAAGAATCATATGGTAGCATGTGTCTGAACTGTACTAAAAGTATAAGAATGTGTCTACAGGCTGATGGCCCTGTCTGTTCCCCAGAACTGCTCTGTGTACTGGGACAAATGGAGCCAGAGTGAACAACAGGGGAGTGGGAAAGTGTCCCTTCATCACTCAGCCCTACAagctccctctctgctctcaatttgcatttttttttgaaTAACACTAAGTTCCAGGTGATGCTGATAGGCCTTCACAACTACTTCTCAGAAATGAGGGAACTGGAGACCATGATGTGGAATAAGACTAGGCAGTTCAATAAACGCCCTTCAAAACTACGTCAAGTCACAGACTGCAAGACTCCCATGTACTTAGCACAGATGTGTTTGGGTGGTCTCTCCTGATTAGTCCTGTGCATTCACTGTAATTATGTATGCTTATTTTCACAGTAAATGTGAGTGCTCATTTTCAAAAAGGCTGCTCCTCATTAAGGATTTGTGCTGTTCCTTAGATGATACCGCAACCCTTTGATGACGCAGTTACCAGAAACACTTCAAAGCTGAGCACATAGAATCTACcatgaagaataaaatatgaaagttTAATTCTATTATGTTGTAACATAAATGAACTCAAATgccatttaaaatgttatacAACTTACTGTGGAAGCACAGGCATTGTCCATCATCTATATCCCCTTTCCtccttaaaaatattgaaaccAAGATTTTTGTTATGATCCAGAAAGTCTGTCACTAGGTCAAGGACCCAGCTGCTTGCTAAGTGTGGCCTGATGCTGCAAATTGGAACGAGCTGGCAGAAAAAGGCCATTGGAGAGTCTCCTTTGGCAGGTGGACCCCTTATTGAGAAAGGCTCAGCACCCAAAGCCAGCATCATGCAGTTATCCTCCAACAActgtgcaggggcaggcagagagagcaggCAGAGATGGAGGTGATAAAGAGCATAGCTCCCCACTCCTCAGACCTGGCAGTGATGTTAAAGCAGAGCACAACTGCAGCAATACTACTGCCAAATTAGTGCTGGGCCAGAGAGATATAATCAAATCCTAGGTGGTCAATTCATTCTCAAAGACAGTGCCAGACCAAAGGGAAACTCAATTTTTTTGATTGCTAAAAATGTTTAGAAGTTATTTTACTGACAAATCAGAATGACAAATATGACTATAACCTCATAAAGTAATAACTATAGAAGTTCTCAAAGGGCCAGATGGATGAATTTAGGAGTTGTTTTCGGCATGGTACCCATATATGAAATCTATTtacaattttacttttttctttatccatGATTGCATGAAATGTTCCTTTGCTGCATGTGAGCCTGTTGTCTTTAACTGCCAACAGCTCAGTGGCCACAAGAAGAATAAAACTAAGCTCCACAGGAACAGCAGGCCCACGATGGATATCCTTTTGGGTGCTGTCAATGGATAGTCCTCAGAAACACACACTCTTCCTTATAGCTTTACAGGCAACTGACTGCCCAAGAACCTTGCAagtgttttcttctccctggtcagcttctctgctgcttttgctctgctctccctggtCTCTGGAGCCACCAGTCAGGCTCAGGTGCTGAAAGGGATGGCCTTTGACCTCACTGGCACTCAGGAGGGCacaaaaaattttcattttctgtcatttattttaattctgggAGTTACACATGCCATCTTTAAGTTCTTGTACCATTGTTATTAATTCAGGGTTTTGGTCTGTAGTCCCAACTACTTGAGTTTGATGTAtcttttgaaaagagaaagtCAAGTTAAGATACATTTTGAGAGCAAAATTTTGGTCTTGAATTCTACTTACTATTACTTATTTTCACCCCTGTTTTAATTGAGTGTTTTTTATAAAACTTCTAACAACTAGTTTTGAAAATCTTTGGTAGTGTCAGGTATGTCTACAACTCTACTATCTGGGAACTTAATGGAAAATATATCAGGAAAATCTGAGATGAGCTGTCAGTGACAGATCACCCATACTGAACATTACAGTGCTGGCTGATTGACTTAAATGAAATTCACATCAGGGCCTAAATGCTTGTATGCTTTTGGAAACACTTTTTCATTCAATGCTAGGAGATTACTTTCTGAACACAGATGAAATAATCATCTGAGGTAAAATGTCTGTTAAGAGAAAAGGAATCACACCTGataaaaaaaaggattttatttttcttctgagatatatcagagaaggaaaaaatagagtATTTGGTTCTGCTTCTACAGCTTTCTTCTAGCAGATTATGAGTTTATATGAAAATTCAATTCAAAGATTCTTACTGCACTGGTGAAGGAAGCTGAAAACAAAGTAGGAAACTTCTAGTTTCTATTCCCAGTTCTGTCACAAACTTTTGCTTAGccttcagctttctttttctttccattagtCATTCTGGTTTTTGAAATGGGAGCCTAAAGCACTTTCATTATTTGAGAAGAAAAGGATTAAATATTTGTAAGACATAGAGAGTATATCTGGAATGCCCTCtacagaaaaagataaaattactgaaaggagtttatttttattctacatATACCAGTTTTGCAATGATACCAATCTCCTGATTTTAATGGAGTTATGTATGTCAAGAAGTCAATTTAGATGAACTTTTGTAGACATACCTTGAATAATACATCTTTATAGGGGAACAAGAAATAGCTGGATGATGATTTATCGTGCAATGTACACATTTATCTTGCTGATCTTTTGTTTATATAGTTAGAAATCCTTTGCCCTGGAAAGCCCTCAAATATAACAAGCAAAGCCAGCATACAGTAATCAGATGACCAAGCAGCAACTGAAATATGATAATCTGATGACCAAGCAGCAACAGAAATAAGTTCATGATACACGATGAAACTGCTCCTGTAAGGAGGAACCAAGACACATTGCATAACTGAGCAGAGTCAGGGAGagcagaaagagagataattaAATCATTCCTTAATTCCTTCCATATAGACCATTATCAGGCCAATGGGAAAAGCATGTTTGTCAGTCCTTTATATGACTACCCTGGTTCCTGGAGCAAGAGTCCCCCTGTCTGAGCCACCACTTATCTCAAAACATCCAGGAACTCCACACTCTCTTCTGTGCAATTCCCCTGGATGGCTCTCCTTTGCAAAACTACACAAAACTTCTAGTTTTGTGTATTGGCCTTGCATATCCCCATGTTCTGTGGACACAGCCATTTTCAACAACAGGAATGTGCAATGAAGTAACAAACTGCTTTCTTCTCCCTGTGTTTTTCCTGGCTGACATGCAGGTGATATGTGTGACTATGTGTGGTCATTCACCCTCATTTTCCATTGCCTTCAACAGAAGCAACATATATTATCCAAGAGTCTCTATTTCTGGCACCTACGACCTAAGGGAGATTTTCAAAGGACTGGGTGTGACTGATGGATTCATTAACCATGCTGACCTGTCTGGAATTGCTGGGAAGCTGATTCTTTGAAAATGGTCATTTGTGGGTCTTAACCTTGTCTAGGAAGACACTTGGGCCAGGGTCAGAGGAATCTGGTGCCTGGGAGTtgtgagcagggacagaagCAACTTTCCACTCTCTCCCTGACATGCTGTGTTCTGCTGCATCTcctgggagaaaggagaggaatcactacagcagctttgctgttcCCAGAAATCCTTCTCAAGAAACAGTGGCATCCTTTAGATGGTTAGCCAAGCATTAGGACTGGGCTGAAAGATTAATGCTATCTATGTAGGCAGGCCTAGGCTTGAGAGAAATATCTTGTCTTTGCTAGAGTTAAGCAACAGCATACTTGCTACTCCTGAGACTTGGTCATTTTACATAATACTGCAATAAGCGTTCTGGGTACTTGCACAtatcatgaaaaaaaaccctctctgtAGGAATACATTCTGACCAAACCTGCCTCTGTCTTGTAAGAGAGAGTAGTTACATAGCAATAACAATGATGATTGATTCCTATGTGTAGATAAATTGTAAGTTTACCTGGGGCGAAATCATGTACATTCAATGGAAATAATTAGTCATTGCTAATTAGGATAAGTGCCATGCACCTCATCCTTAAATAACCTTCTAAATAGCTAAATTGTGCCTGTTTCAGCTTCCTCTGAGAGGGATCCCAGAGTAAGATACATATGATATGTATGTAATTTATGCTTAGCTTATGTGCAAGGGGTTAAGgtcttctctcttctccccaTTTAACATTTTGCTGTGGAAAAGTTTGcctatttcattcttttatttgttttcttatttcagttatttttcaaGCTATGCTATGCTTTGCTTTTCACTTAGTAGTTTCTAAAATACTCATCAATGGTCCTTCAAAAAGCTAACCAGTGTTCTGAGCCCATCTCACCCTAGGGCAGGGTGGAGCTGTACCTGAACAAACTTGCTGCTGCCTTGGGTACTCAATTAGATGGCATTGCTGCATCAGGGTATCCTGTGCAGAAAGTTCAGTGGGATAGGGCATCCATGTTCTCGGCCTTTTCTTAGCTTTTCAGTTCTTCCCATGTTCTATTTTCAGGAACTGATTTACCACAGTTATTGGTACAGCATTTTTACATACAGTTTAGCTTGAGCCAAGAGTAGCAAAGTCTCTGATCTTTCTCTCCCTTTAGAGCCCTAGGTGCTGGCATCATTCTGGCTGTGTGATGGGAAAAAGACTTTAAATATTTGATATCCcggaaaaaaatagtttactTAATCTTTGCTTTGCAAATAACTCTTATTTGTCCTGTTTAATCTTTACCAGGGGACATTAACTTAATACTAGAAAGCAAATGAATGAGGGAAGAAGCGCTGTGAAAGAAAAGTCCAGCACAGTAAGTACCATACTATACTTTCTTAGAAGTCTTTGAATTTATGCTCTGTGTGATCCCTTCTATTTACTGCtgagattaatttattttgtacagtaattggaaattattttagcttctgaaagcattttctgGATGTTTGAAGCAAAATTCATTCAGCAATCCATCTCCTAGCTATAGTGACAGGATGATAGGGATTTGAAGTCCAAAAAGAATACCCAACAATCAGTACCAAGATGAAGAACAAAGTCTTGTCTCTGCTCCCAGAGGAATAAATTTAGCTGAAATCTCAATGTCTGGAATAGTTATTCCAGGCTGATGCAGGGCTAATGAGAGTAGCTTCATTTCTGTCTAGTATGCTTAAACACCAGGCTACTTGCAGTCAAGTGGCCTGGAAGAGAAATCAGTCTCTCTCAAAGGCAGATTTGGGGAATTATGAAATGAATTGTTATCAgaacaaaatgaattattaaaagctagaatgcctttttttcctgagtcaGTGTTTATACCCAACATTTTAGACATGCTGAGTATAGCTCCCATACTCAGCACTTCAACAGCTTATATCTCCAGTTTTTCATAATGGATATCCAGAAAAGGGGAAACCTGGAAATAACAACTCCCCCTAATAAGTCTGGTGCAAGACCTGAACCTGGCATTAGACACACAGCCTGAGGCAGATTCTGGGCAGAATCTCATTCAGGATAAGTATACAGCTGCTATGAACAGTATTCAGACCATCTCTATATCCCTGAGGGCCAGTGCTTGCTTCATGGGTTTGAGTTTCTGTCACTTGAGATAATTTAGGTGTGGCACTATATGGAGAGCATTCTTCTCCAATATGTCGCAGTATTCCTCCCCCAAAAGGACAGAAGAGAGACTGTGGGGTTATGTAGAATTTGCTTATGTTGgttgaaggaaaaggaaatgttacCAAATTACATATACACAGCAAGGCAGATTCCATTGTAGCTTCTCCTAAGCTCTTGAGTCTTGAGCTTTGCAATTTTATGGATAGCTTATGTGCAATATagagtgtaaaaaaaaaaacttcttgaTTTCGCCTCAATTTGCTGAAACACCTTAAGGTAAAATCTTGAAATAATATAGGTCTTCAGTCAGAGCTGTTATATAAGAGGCAGAAATATATAAACAGTTTAAGGGTGGATTGAGGTAATTTAGGTATTTAGGTGGACTTTATAAACTGCTATAACTATCTCTGCAAGGCTTGAAAACCAAAGTCATAACAAGACCATGGGTACCACAGAAACATATCTGCAAAAGTTGGTCCCTCTGCCACAGACCTCACCAGATAGATGGGTGCCAAAACATGAGCTCAGCCATGTATCCCAAGGCACTGAGGAATGCACTGAGGCCATGCTAGTCAGAAGCAAGAAATATTTCACACATAATACCTCAGGAAAGCTGATTCTTCCCTGGTCATACCACATTATTGTcttatttcctttgcttcttgGTCACAAACTAAGAGAACTGACTAGAAATAAACTGTAGGCCAGTCCATTCCAGAGGCCAAGTAGAAGAGTAGTTCTAATGACTGATATCTGAAAATCAGTATCTAGAATACAAAATCTTTTTATCCAGTAACGAAAAACCTCTCTAGATCTAAAAGTTGGTCTGTTCTTTCTTAACAGGACTGTTCAGGACAATGAAGTCTGCATCGTATTTGTGTTTGCTGCTTCTTGGACTTCAAGTCCAGGGTCAACAGCAGGTACAACAAATACCAGTCGCAGAAGATCAGTCCCAGGCTGATCGTGAAAACTTGCCTTATGTCAAGCTAGCCCCCAGCAATGCTGACTTTGCATTTAAGCTTTACAAGCAGATCAGAGATGACACGGGCgatggaaacattttcttctctcctttgaGTATCTCCACTGCCTTTGCAATGCTCACCCTGGGGGCCAGATCAAACACgctcagagagctgcagcaagTCCTTGCCTTCAACCTGACACagatggaggagcaggaggttcATGAGGGATTTCAGCGTATCCTCCAGATGCTGAATGACCCTCACCGAGAAGAGCAATTGAACATGGGCAATGCCCTATTTGTAGATAGCCAAGTGGAATTGCTTCAAAACTTTTTAGATCGTGCCACGAATTTTTATTATGCTGAACCTGTTTCTAGTAACTTCCAGAATATTCCACAGGCTAGAAAGGAAATCAATATGTATGTGGAAACAAAAACACATGGCAAAATTGTTGATTTAGTCAAGAGTCTTGATTCGGGAACAATGATGGTTCTCATTaactacattttctttaaaggtgAGTGACAGACATGGGTAGCAGCTATACAAATAAGCTCTGGAAGTTCtaagaaacaaaactttttcCCGTTGTAAACACATCATCTAATTTAAAACACATCTTTCTGGCTTTAAAttacacaggaaaatatttgaaagacaGGTATGAAGAATCATTTTCTATatgagaaatttttaaaaaatgaaaaaatatcagaacCAGCAGAAGTACTGATCAATGTCATATAAATTTTAAACCAGGTTCAGAGCTGAAGATATTCAGAACTTATGATCATTTGTTGAAAAGCACAGGTATTTGGCTGTGTAGGACATGGTCAAACACAGATGACACTTGCATGAAAAGAATAAGCCTGAAGCTTGTATGGTTGGAGTCTGTGAAAGATTTACCTTATCTGAACAGGCAAAGATTCATCTCTTTTCCACTGCAAGCCTTGGCCTATACTTttcttgtgtgatttttattaaaaccgTTGAAAAGAGATGAAGCTTCTTTCCATGGCCAGGCAACAAGCATCCTTAAATTGAGATAGGCTTGTTGCTGTCTCTACAGTTCAAGTATATTATCTTAAGCATCAATTAATGTGACATGCCTTTattagtccttttttttttcaattctatactaattctttttttcaaaggCTTCTGGGAAAGACCTTTCAACAGTTTAAACACGAGAGATGATGACTTCTTTTTGGATGCCAAGAATTCTGTTAAGGTCAAAATGATGCATCAAAACAAGAACTATAATGTCCACAGGGATGAGAAGTTGTCTTGCTGGGTAGTAGAAATCCCATACAAAGGAAATGTCACTTCATTGTTTGTTCTGCCTGATCAAGGGACAATGAAACAGGTGGAAGATGCTCTGCTAAAAGAAACAGTGTCTAACTGGTTGAGAGCATTTGAAGAAAGGTAATATTTTAATTGTGGCTTTGTTTAAATATTGAATAGACTAAAACTACTCATCCAGGAAAGGTAAAGCTTAGGATACCATGATCAGTTGCTAAGTACAGCTCTGAGGAACAAGCACTACTCAGCTTCTTTAACTCAGACAAGCTATCTTGTGATTTCACACCAAAGGGGAACCCTCTCAACTCCCCCAGTCACAGCTCCCAGTTGTGAGGATCCTGCACACGGGTAGATTGCCCTCAGGAACATGTCTTCAGTAGAAGGAAtccagttaaaaagaaaatacaatttctttttctccagtctGGATACCTTCCAGTCAGTCACTTTCATAAACCATCACTCTACCCCTGTACCACAGATCAACTTGTGGCTGGTGGGACAGGTACCTCAGTTTCTGCTTCTCTAACATGAGATTTATCTCTGTCTTAGAAAGCCAAGCTTTAGCTCTGTGGGTATTTGGGATGGATATATACCTGCAACAGATACTGCATCAAGGGATCTTGCAATAACAAactcacatttttatttatttttgaaaagaaaaatctacttGGATCTTCCAAAATTCTCTGTCTCCGGTTCCTATGATGTTAAGAGCCTGTTTAAGAAAATGGGTGTGACAGAGCTGTTCAGTGATCAGGCTGATCTCTCTGGAGTGGCAAAAAATCTTCTTCTGAAGGTTTCCAAAGTAAGTATGCAAGCAGGGATGGTAATCAAGAgatttttctgccttgtttGTATGCAGGTTTAATCCTACAAATAGGCTGATCCTACCCTTGAAGTGTAGTCATTAATTATGGtaataaaggaaggaaaaggttaGGCATCAAATGGCTGCTGTTCCTACAGTTTAATATTAAATTGTTTACTGCATAGTGATCCTACAAACTTTGCTGAAAGTATCTGAAGGAGAAAACAACTGGAAAGCATAGCAGGAATAATTTCACAAAAAGCTGATGTTAAAGAAGCAATGCATGACAAAAATCATAGTTACAACGTAAGTCTGGGAATAGTCATTCTTATGTATAAACCTTTCATTATCACATTGTCTGAGCATTTCAGAATTTATATAGACAACAGACTTGTGGGACAGGGATAGCCCCATTTCACAAGCAAGATAtgagaaaacagacaaacaaaatgaTTTCTCTAGAGTCCCAAGCAGTATATGCCTCGTGTCATGAGGGAGGTGAGCCTTCCCTCTATCCTTCACTTGTGAGACTACCTCTGGAGTTCAACATATCCAGTTTGGGGCTCCAGATACAAGGGACACATGGATACCCTGGAGCAGAGTGATCCAGAGGAGGGTAAGCAGGATGGCTGTGTGGCTGGAGCCCTGGATgatgaggagaggctgggagagctggagctgccagtcAGGAGAAGGGAGGGTGAAGGGGCCACTGGCTGCAGATATTTATTAGAAAGGTAGAGACAAGATGGACACAGACTCTTCTTGCAAATGAACTGTGATACATCAAGGGACAACACACAAAAGATAGAAAATGGGATATTCTGATTGggttttacattaaaaaaaattcaccatGAGGGTGATCAAA
This portion of the Vidua chalybeata isolate OUT-0048 chromosome 6, bVidCha1 merged haplotype, whole genome shotgun sequence genome encodes:
- the LOC128789169 gene encoding alpha-1-antitrypsin-like, translating into MKSASYLCLLLLGLQVQGQQQVQQIPVAEDQSQADRENLPYVKLAPSNADFAFKLYKQIRDDTGDGNIFFSPLSISTAFAMLTLGARSNTLRELQQVLAFNLTQMEEQEVHEGFQRILQMLNDPHREEQLNMGNALFVDSQVELLQNFLDRATNFYYAEPVSSNFQNIPQARKEINMYVETKTHGKIVDLVKSLDSGTMMVLINYIFFKGFWERPFNSLNTRDDDFFLDAKNSVKVKMMHQNKNYNVHRDEKLSCWVVEIPYKGNVTSLFVLPDQGTMKQVEDALLKETVSNWLRAFEERKIYLDLPKFSVSGSYDVKSLFKKMGVTELFSDQADLSGVAKNLLLKVSKAIHKAAVDVRENGTEAAAVTMLELVPMSLPFPPPPHITFNRPFLMMVIDKTTDGLLFLGKIVNPTAKED